A part of Uloborus diversus isolate 005 chromosome 6, Udiv.v.3.1, whole genome shotgun sequence genomic DNA contains:
- the LOC129224881 gene encoding uncharacterized protein LOC129224881 yields the protein MPFKENPNCLGESKQIAVKRLNSLWKRLERDPGYSKLYRDFIRDYERLNHMELVNETVEPDINFYLPHHGVYRPEKTSTKLRVVFNASQPSSNGKSLNSLQYNGGVIQDDIFSIMTRFRKHYVVFITDIKQMHRMILIDPNQRDLQRIVWKEGINEPIKVYNLSTITYGTTSAPYLATRTLKQLALDEEKDFRIAAEVIKTDTYMDDIVTGCPDIATARELQRQLKVLLQRGGMNLHKWSANHEELLRDISEGAETYSFTEDSETKTLGILWNHKCDEFAFKVALENLDIYTKRAVLSNIARIYDSLGLIGPIIVKAKIFMQKLWLLHIGWDEPLPDQESKEWKSFVQSLSAIQCIKVKRCILIEDAVDVQLNGFADASENGYGAAIYVKSTAATGETATHLLCSKSKVAPLKRISIPRLELNAAVLLAKLLHRVMKSLQVSFSEVHLWSDSTIVLAWLKSDPHVLKTFVANRIALLQELTNGFQWHHIRSEDNPSDMVSRGLDPSKLLDNKLWWHGPDLLNQELLRDEVIDDPLQQPVFCDEFKTQTKTKNVTVSLLVNSRNF from the coding sequence ATGCCTTTCAAGGAAAATCCAAACTGTTTAGGAGAATCAAAGCAAATTGCCGTTAAACGTTTGAATTCGCTTTGGAAACGCTTAGAAAGGGATCCTGGGTATTCAAAGCTATACAGAGATTTCATCCGAGATTATGAGCGTTTAAATCACATGGAGCTGGTTAATGAGACTGTAGAACCGGACATTAACTTTTATTTGCCACACCACGGGGTGTATCGTCCAGAAAAGACAAGTACAAAGTTGAGAGTTGTTTTTAACGCCTCACAACCTTCTTCTAATGGAAAATCTTTAAATTCGTTGCAATATAATGGCGGTGTCATTCAAGATGACATATTTTCCATCATGACAAGGTTTAGGAAACATTATGTGGTTTTCATAACGGACATTAAGCAAATGCATAGGATGATTCTTATTGATCCAAATCAAAGAGATTTGCAACGAATTGTTTGGAAAGAAGGTATAAATGAGCCAATTAAAGTTTACAACCTCTCTACAATAACGTACGGGACGACTAGTGCGCCATATCTCGCCACACGGACGCTGAAACAATTAGCGTTAGATGAGGAGAAGGACTTTCGCATAGCAGCGGAAGTCATTAAGACAGATACTTATATGGATGACATTGTTACAGGTTGTCCAGATATAGCTACGGCACGAGAATTGCAACGCCAGTTGAAAGTCTTACTTCAACGTGGAGGTATGAACTTACATAAATGGTCAGCAAACCATGAAGAACTGTTGAGAGATATTTCAGAAGGTGCTGAAACCTACTCGTTTACAGAAGATAGTGAAACCAAGACGTTAGGTATTTTGTGGAACCATAAGTGTGATGAGTTTGCTTTTAAAGTTGCACTGGAAAATTTGGATATTTATACTAAACGTGCAGTTTTATCCAATATTGCCAGAATCTATGATTCGCTCGGTCTGATTGGCCCTATAATCGTCAAAGCAAAGATATTCATGCAAAAATTGTGGCTTCTACATATCGGATGGGATGAGCCATTGCCGGATCAAGAAAGTAAGGAGTGGAAAAGCTTCGTTCAGTCATTGTCAGCAATACAGTGCATTAAAGTTAAAAGATGTATCTTAATCGAAGATGCTGTAGACGTTCAACTAAATGGATTCGCTGATGCTAGTGAAAATGGGTATGGAGCAGCGATATACGTGAAATCTACTGCAGCTACAGGAGAAACAGCTACCCATTTGTTGTGCAGCAAATCAAAGGTTGCTCCTTTGAAAAGAATCTCCATTCCTCGACTTGAGCTTAATGCAGCTGTGCTACTTGCTAAGTTACTTCATAGAGTAATGAAGTCCTTGCAAGTGAGTTTCTCTGAAGTTCATCTGTGGTCAGACTCGACTATTGTTCTGGCTTGGCTGAAAAGTGATCCACACGTGTTAAAGACATTCGTAGCCAATCGCATAGCTCTTCTACAAGAATTGACAAATGGATTTCAGTGGCACCATATTCGTTCAGAAGACAATCCCTCGGATATGGTCAGCAGAGGTCTTGATCCGAGTAAACTTCTTGACAACAAACTGTGGTGGCATGGACCAGACTTGCTAAACCAGGAACTCCTTCGCGACGAGGTTATTGATGATCCTTTACAGCAACCAGTGTTTTGTGATGAATTTAAAACTCAGACTAAAACGAAAAACGTGACTGTGTCCTTATTAGTGAATTCACGTAATTTCTGA
- the LOC129224882 gene encoding uncharacterized protein LOC129224882, protein MGDLPSERVNPTFPFNVSGVDFCGPFMIKVKNQRKSSLSKVYVAIFVCFVTRAVHFEVVSDLTSESIYFHPKKVFSRRGKCAKLFSDNAGNFVGANAEIKKLHNLVKKPDENLAGYLASEGIDWKFLPPRAPNFGGLWEAGVKSFKYHLKRVMRDLKVTYEEFETIVVQIEGILNSRPLTPLASDGDELDALTPGNFLIGRPISAIVEPDLLDVNDNRLSRWQRVTKVTQYVWKRWKNDYLNALQQRCKWMFDKPNIKLGAVVLIKEDNLPVCKWLLGKIEKVYPGADGKIRVVEVYTSSGVYKRSISKICILPENVS, encoded by the coding sequence ATGGGAGACTTACCTTCAGAACGAGTGAATCCAACTTTTCCGTTTAATGTTTCGGGAGTGGATTTTTGTGGCCCTTtcatgataaaggtaaaaaatcagagaaagagtTCGTTGAGCAAAGTTTATGTAGCTATATTTGTGTGTTTTGTCACCAGAGCTGTCCACTTTGAAGTGGTCTCTGACTTGACATCTGAGTCCATTTATTTCCACCCTAAAAAGGTTTTCAGTAGGCGGGGAAAATGTGCTAAACTCTTCTCAGATAATGCAGGTAATTTCGTTGGAGCGAACGCAGAAATAAAAAAGTTGCATAATCTAGTAAAAAAACCAGATGAGAATTTAGCGGGTTATTTAGCTTCCGAGGGAATTGACTGGAAGTTCCTTCCGCCCAGAGCCCCCAACTTTGGTGGTCTCTGGGAGGCAGGAGTAAAATCATTCAAGTACCATCTAAAACGGGTCATGAGAGATCTTAAAGTTACATATGAAGAGTTTGAGACTATAGTAGTTCAAATCGAAGGTATCTTAAATTCACGTCCGCTCACCCCGTTAGCTTCAGATGGCGATGAATTAGATGCACTTACCCCGGGTAATTTTTTAATTGGAAGACCAATAAGCGCCATTGTTGAGCCAGATCTTTTAGATGTAAACGACAACAGGCTTAGTAGATGGCAGAGAGTTACAAAGGTAACACAATACGTGTGGAAAAGGTGGAAAAATGACTACCTCAATGCACTTCAGCAGAGGTGCAAGTGGATGTTTGATAAACCAAACATCAAACTAGGAGCTGTTGTACTAATCAAAGAGGACAATTTACCTGTCTGTAAATGGTTATTaggtaaaattgaaaaagtatATCCTGGTGCTGATGGCAAAATTAGAGTAGTAGAAGTGTATACTTCAAGCGGAGTATACAAAAGATCCATTTCCAAAATATGTATTTTGCcagaaaatgtttcttaa